The nucleotide sequence ATACCTGCTTCCAACGATTAATGGCGATAAAAAATCATGTTTTGCGATGACCGAACCTGCAGCAGGCTCTGACACCCGCAATATCCGCATGACGGCCGTCAAAGACGGAAACGAATGGGTGCTGAACGGAGAAAAAACGTTCATCACAGGCGGAAATGAAGCCGACTTTGTCATGGTTATTGCGATTACCGACAAAGAAAAACACCGTGCAACAGGCCGTGATGGGGTGACTTGCTTTATTGTTGACAGAGATATGGGATGGAAGTCTGAATACATTCACACAATGGGTGAGTGGGGACCTGCAGCCCTGATCTTTGACAACGTGCGCGTTCCGGAAGAAAACATTCTGGGAGAACTTCATGGGGGCTATAAGCTCGGCCTCGAATGGATCGGATTTGCAAGATGGATTGTAGGCGCGACGGCAGTAGGCGCAGCAGAACGGCTGCTGCAAATGGCCATCGATTATTCAAAAGAGCGCGAAACCTTCGGACGCCCGATCGCAGACCGCCAGGCAATCCAGTGGCAAATCGCAGACTCAGCAACTGAAATCGAAGCAGCCAAATGGCTCGTGCTCAATGCTGCGTTCACACTGGATCAGGGCGAAGACAACAGGCACCTGGCATCCATGGCTAAACTCTACGGCTCCAACATGGGCAACAGAGTTGTCGACCGCGTCCTTCAAATCCACGGCGGAATGGGCTACACACGAGAGCTGCCGATCGAACGCTGGTACCGCGAAGCCCGACTTTGGAGAATCTATGACGGAACAGATGAAATCCAGCGCCTGATCCTATCAAGGAACCTGATCAAAGGAAACGTAAAGATCGGCCAATTCATTTAAAAGGAGACCGTCACATGTATAAACACTTAATTGGAAGCGCTTCCGATAAAGTGAAAAACACAGTCGAATCTGGAGCCATACGCAGATTTGCCCTGGCAATCGGCGATGAGAATCCGCTTTATACTGACACTGATGCAGGTGAAAAGTCAGCTTTCAGACGGAATATCGCACCGGTAACTTTTCCCGTCACTCTTAACTACGGCACAATCGAAGACCTGAACTTGCCTTCAAAAGGTTTGATCCACGGTGAACAGGCCTTTCACTACGAGCGCCCTCTTTATGCCGGTGAAACAATCCTGTGTTCTTCCAAACTATCAAACTGCAAAGAACGGTCTGGCAATGGAGGAAGCATGGTCATCCTTACAATTGAAAGAACGGGAGAAACGGAAAAAGGAGAAGTCATCTTCACAATGACGCAGTCTGTCATAATGACGGAAGCCGCCAGAAAGGGGATGACCTTATGAAAATAGCTGAACTCCGGCCGGGCGCAAAAATAGGAAGCATCACACTTCCTCCCGTCGACAGACTCACTCTCATAAAATATGCCGGCGCATCCTGCGACTACAATCCCATCCACACCATTGACGAAGAAGCAGAAAAAGCAGGACTCCCGGGGATTATAGCCCACGGCATGTTGACAATGGGCAGCCTCGGGAAGCTGTTCTCGCCATACCTTGGAGAATGGTTTATGGAGGATTATTCGGTCCGCTTTAAGGGGATGGTGTTTTTGGGGGATGTGCTTACGTTGGAAGCAGCTGCAGAAGAAATGAATGGAGATACTGCTTCATTTTTAGTAAGTGCGAGGAATCAGAACGGGGAGGAGGTTGTGAGCGGGAAGGTGAGGATGAAAAAAATGGTAGACTAT is from Bacillus sp. FSL H8-0547 and encodes:
- a CDS encoding MaoC/PaaZ C-terminal domain-containing protein, with translation MKIAELRPGAKIGSITLPPVDRLTLIKYAGASCDYNPIHTIDEEAEKAGLPGIIAHGMLTMGSLGKLFSPYLGEWFMEDYSVRFKGMVFLGDVLTLEAAAEEMNGDTASFLVSARNQNGEEVVSGKVRMKKMVDY
- a CDS encoding MaoC family dehydratase N-terminal domain-containing protein, with amino-acid sequence MYKHLIGSASDKVKNTVESGAIRRFALAIGDENPLYTDTDAGEKSAFRRNIAPVTFPVTLNYGTIEDLNLPSKGLIHGEQAFHYERPLYAGETILCSSKLSNCKERSGNGGSMVILTIERTGETEKGEVIFTMTQSVIMTEAARKGMTL
- a CDS encoding acyl-CoA dehydrogenase family protein, which encodes MHLRLTEEQRMVQKTIRKFVENELMPLENTVLRNELEGRPSLSREQLEELQQKAKKAGFWGINTPEEYGGVNLGQMMLAIVQMEVSKTFVPFRFGGSADNILYYANEEQKEKYLLPTINGDKKSCFAMTEPAAGSDTRNIRMTAVKDGNEWVLNGEKTFITGGNEADFVMVIAITDKEKHRATGRDGVTCFIVDRDMGWKSEYIHTMGEWGPAALIFDNVRVPEENILGELHGGYKLGLEWIGFARWIVGATAVGAAERLLQMAIDYSKERETFGRPIADRQAIQWQIADSATEIEAAKWLVLNAAFTLDQGEDNRHLASMAKLYGSNMGNRVVDRVLQIHGGMGYTRELPIERWYREARLWRIYDGTDEIQRLILSRNLIKGNVKIGQFI